In the genome of Deinococcus sp. KSM4-11, one region contains:
- a CDS encoding GTP-binding protein → MTMPESRPDDRVPVIVVGGFLGAGKTTLVNHLIRSLPHRLGIIVNEFGQAGVDGSLIERLQDDVTELTAGCLCCTGRDDLLRALVTIAMRDQKPDAVVVELSGVADPTPVLTTLLERSVRAAFRVTTLVAVVDARHVLQTLREHPEAARQLAYANVVVLNKTDLADPILLDHAEDVLRGVNPLAEIKRVERGQLDADALLARDDFDPRVLDGVDDRAQHTPGLKSFTLRAARPLDPYLWQRFMTGFLLSRPSEVLRAKGFLDLHGYPQRILFQAVRDLFTADAWDAGDGSSELVVIGRGLDRAEFQAGWDACVVPDPADLIPD, encoded by the coding sequence ATGACCATGCCCGAGTCCCGCCCCGACGACCGCGTTCCCGTCATCGTCGTGGGCGGCTTCCTGGGGGCGGGCAAGACCACGCTGGTGAACCACCTGATCCGCTCGCTGCCACACCGGCTGGGAATCATCGTGAACGAGTTCGGGCAAGCCGGTGTGGACGGCAGCCTCATCGAGCGCCTTCAGGACGACGTGACGGAACTGACCGCCGGGTGCCTGTGCTGCACGGGCCGGGACGACCTGCTGCGGGCGCTGGTCACGATTGCCATGCGCGACCAGAAGCCGGACGCGGTGGTGGTGGAACTCTCGGGCGTGGCCGACCCGACCCCGGTGCTCACCACCCTGCTGGAACGCTCGGTGCGCGCGGCCTTCCGCGTGACGACCCTGGTGGCCGTGGTCGATGCCCGTCACGTCCTCCAGACGCTGCGGGAACACCCGGAAGCGGCGCGGCAGCTCGCGTACGCGAACGTGGTGGTCTTGAACAAGACCGATCTGGCCGACCCGATCCTGCTAGACCATGCCGAAGACGTGCTGCGTGGCGTGAATCCTCTGGCCGAGATCAAGCGCGTGGAACGGGGGCAGCTCGATGCGGACGCCCTGCTCGCCCGTGACGACTTCGATCCCCGCGTGCTGGACGGTGTGGACGACCGCGCCCAGCACACGCCGGGCCTGAAGTCCTTCACGCTGCGGGCGGCGCGACCGCTCGACCCCTACCTGTGGCAGCGGTTCATGACCGGCTTCCTGCTGTCGCGGCCTTCGGAGGTGCTGCGGGCCAAGGGCTTCCTCGACCTGCACGGCTACCCGCAGCGCATCCTGTTCCAGGCGGTACGCGACCTGTTCACGGCAGATGCCTGGGACGCGGGCGACGGCAGCTCGGAACTCGTGGTGATCGGGCGCGGCCTTGACCGGGCCGAGTTCCAGGCGGGCTGGGACGCCTGCGTGGTGCCCGATCCGGCCGACCTCATCCCGGACTGA
- a CDS encoding DUF5693 family protein — protein MCPVTDSTPSARPPGALTPAGLPRATRHPWTSALLIVIALSLIPALILAVQRVAYEQAQKTTALVMDYPALVTQARRFGLDPQALLDKYRALGVNGVALYEDTIASLEQRGEVYLKNGSDLAADFPNQGVKTNAVYMRAATPAIAEALRQRYTIPTRDVTVDGKTWVEWPSDPRYLPAGPDTQKVNAFKAQGLVLVYRPYQDEAVPTAKVGTDWPDVPFIAFTGDEVIGARTPELLAQVDKAIGTRMPAIIEGNIQKGLEELVIDHGGARLFALAPSWQNQLDPLDVASKYNLAGRERGMRLMYLRPYPTINETVDMLTRTQSLLKSSGVKIGTPTVQFFTPSPVLKALSMIGPLAALLLLGLSFPLARLGMIAAGVTVLIAFGLNTLHPFESAALVAAVTFPALGLILRRSKVTDWFLATGLSLVGVLFVSALGASRESTLGLEPFRGVGLTLLLPLTLVALSFLPRQDIRKTLGDIYAAPIRLGDVAVMALGLALVALVYERRGNATGGSVSDFEYSLRRDVQDSIIRPRFKEVFAHPLGLLGLTGTLPGYFSGLLILAGVVGQSSILNTFSHFHTPFLISAARVFIGLGLGLALGVAMTALLRFVLRAWAAPRRDLARA, from the coding sequence ATGTGCCCTGTGACTGATTCCACCCCGTCCGCCCGCCCGCCGGGAGCCCTGACGCCCGCGGGCCTGCCGCGCGCCACCCGCCATCCCTGGACGTCCGCGCTGCTGATCGTGATCGCCCTGTCGCTGATCCCGGCGCTGATCCTGGCGGTTCAGCGCGTGGCGTACGAGCAGGCCCAGAAGACGACCGCGCTGGTCATGGACTACCCGGCGCTGGTCACGCAGGCCCGGCGCTTCGGGCTGGATCCGCAGGCGCTGCTGGACAAGTACCGGGCCCTCGGCGTGAATGGCGTGGCGCTGTACGAGGACACCATCGCCAGCCTGGAACAGCGCGGCGAGGTGTACCTGAAAAACGGTTCGGATCTGGCCGCCGACTTCCCGAACCAGGGCGTGAAGACCAACGCCGTGTACATGCGCGCCGCCACGCCCGCGATCGCCGAGGCGCTGCGCCAGCGCTACACCATTCCCACGCGGGACGTCACGGTGGACGGCAAGACCTGGGTGGAATGGCCCAGCGATCCGCGCTACCTGCCGGCCGGGCCGGACACGCAGAAGGTGAACGCCTTCAAGGCCCAGGGCCTGGTGCTGGTCTACCGCCCGTACCAGGACGAGGCGGTGCCCACGGCGAAGGTCGGCACGGACTGGCCGGACGTGCCGTTCATCGCGTTTACCGGCGACGAGGTGATCGGGGCGCGCACGCCGGAGCTGCTCGCGCAGGTCGACAAGGCGATCGGAACGCGCATGCCCGCCATCATCGAGGGCAACATCCAGAAGGGCCTGGAAGAGCTGGTCATCGATCACGGTGGAGCGCGGCTGTTCGCGCTCGCGCCCAGCTGGCAGAACCAGCTCGATCCGCTCGACGTGGCCAGCAAGTACAACCTGGCGGGCCGCGAGCGCGGCATGCGCCTGATGTACCTGCGGCCCTACCCGACCATCAACGAGACCGTGGACATGCTGACGCGCACCCAGAGCCTGCTGAAGAGCTCCGGCGTGAAGATCGGCACGCCCACGGTGCAGTTCTTCACGCCCAGCCCGGTCCTGAAGGCGCTGAGCATGATCGGGCCACTGGCGGCGCTGCTGCTGCTGGGCCTGAGCTTCCCGCTGGCCCGCCTGGGCATGATCGCGGCCGGCGTGACTGTGCTGATCGCCTTCGGCCTGAACACCCTGCACCCCTTCGAGAGCGCGGCGCTGGTCGCGGCCGTGACCTTCCCCGCGCTGGGCCTGATCCTGCGGCGCAGCAAGGTCACCGACTGGTTCCTCGCGACCGGCCTGAGCCTGGTGGGCGTGCTGTTCGTCTCGGCGCTGGGCGCGAGCCGCGAGAGCACGCTGGGCCTGGAACCCTTCCGGGGCGTGGGCCTGACGCTGCTGCTGCCGCTGACCCTGGTCGCACTGAGCTTCCTGCCCCGCCAGGACATCCGCAAGACGCTGGGCGACATCTACGCCGCGCCGATCCGCCTGGGCGACGTGGCCGTCATGGCATTGGGGCTGGCGCTGGTGGCACTGGTCTACGAGCGCCGGGGCAACGCCACCGGCGGCAGCGTGAGTGATTTCGAGTATTCCCTGCGCCGCGACGTGCAGGATTCGATCATCAGACCGCGCTTCAAGGAAGTATTCGCGCACCCGCTGGGCCTGCTGGGCCTGACCGGCACCCTGCCCGGCTACTTCAGCGGCCTGCTGATCCTGGCGGGGGTGGTCGGGCAGTCGAGCATCCTGAACACCTTCAGCCACTTCCACACGCCGTTCCTGATCAGCGCCGCGCGCGTCTTCATCGGCCTGGGCCTGGGCCTGGCACTCGGCGTGGCCATGACCGCCCTGCTGCGCTTCGTGCTGCGCGCCTGGGCGGCGCCCCGGCGGGACCTCGCCCGCGCATGA
- a CDS encoding DUF2231 domain-containing protein — MVSLLHRPPPAHIVEDAVSNHDTVESVADTLQTLLKGAEAIIPAGVLDLLHGEPVGHPIHPLLVHVPLGGWVIAAALDHLPAKAPGGNDHAADLALTLGTLGAVPTIATGWLDWSNTRGEARRSGLIHGALNETAFLLNVGSLLARRRGQRGLGKALSGAALGLAVAGGFLGGELVYRHGLGVGRTLAHRQG; from the coding sequence ATGGTCAGCCTGCTCCACCGCCCACCGCCGGCCCACATCGTCGAGGACGCCGTCAGCAACCACGACACGGTCGAAAGCGTGGCCGACACCCTCCAGACGCTGCTGAAAGGCGCGGAGGCCATTATTCCGGCAGGTGTCCTCGACCTGCTGCACGGCGAGCCAGTCGGCCACCCGATCCACCCGCTGCTGGTGCACGTGCCACTGGGCGGCTGGGTGATCGCGGCGGCGCTCGACCACCTGCCTGCGAAGGCACCGGGCGGCAACGACCACGCCGCCGATCTCGCCCTGACGCTGGGCACGCTGGGCGCGGTGCCCACCATTGCCACCGGGTGGCTGGACTGGAGCAACACGCGCGGCGAGGCCCGGCGCAGCGGCCTGATCCACGGCGCGCTGAACGAGACGGCCTTCCTGCTGAATGTCGGCTCCCTGCTGGCACGCCGCCGGGGCCAGCGGGGGTTGGGCAAGGCGCTGTCGGGCGCGGCGCTGGGCCTCGCCGTGGCGGGCGGCTTCCTGGGTGGAGAGCTGGTGTACCGGCACGGCCTGGGCGTGGGACGCACGCTCGCGCACCGGCAGGGCTGA
- a CDS encoding ABC transporter ATP-binding protein → MTASSPTVLRRLYGLLTPYRRTVTLGLALLLGSVVAELYPPLVWIKVVDHGIAHKDWAFIGWQLALLVGVFAVQQLLSAWRGVLLERAGQAFTLDIRLALYRTLQGQSAAYFESQRTGDLISRVTGDVDALQDVLVRGTDAVLANALRLVGVVGIFIWLQPLLGVLTTLPMIAVGLMLRRYGRTVQPAYRAARNRLGDLSALISDRLSGIRVVQGFAREAAETARIEALGRALYDVGVEAVMIRNRAFPLARFVGNFGNVIMLGGGAWLILAGQFTLGGLLAYRGYGRYFYGPIDDLVNIGDLLQRAEASGRRVFEVLDAPVGVQERPAAHPLPQPARGQIDFDGVTFGYDPARPILRGVTLHIPAGQRVALLGESGAGKSTLLGLVTRTFDPQEGTVRIDGMDVRDLTLHSLRANAVSMAQDTFLFHDTVGGNVRYARPEAGDDEVRAALTAAHALAFVDALPEGLDTVVGERGVKLSGGQRQRLSIARTLLARPTVLLLDEPTSAVDAESETQVVAALGELMRGRTALIVTHRLSLARTADRVIVLAGGQIVDDGPPDRLRAGDGAYAALERAAAGIEVGEAVD, encoded by the coding sequence GTGACCGCTTCTTCGCCCACCGTGCTGCGCCGCCTGTACGGGCTGCTCACACCCTACCGGCGCACGGTGACGCTGGGGCTGGCGCTGCTGCTGGGCAGCGTGGTGGCCGAGCTGTACCCGCCGCTGGTGTGGATCAAGGTCGTGGATCACGGCATCGCGCACAAGGACTGGGCGTTCATCGGGTGGCAACTGGCGCTGCTGGTGGGCGTGTTCGCCGTGCAGCAACTCCTGTCGGCGTGGCGCGGAGTGCTGCTGGAGCGCGCGGGGCAGGCGTTCACGCTCGACATCCGGCTGGCGCTGTACCGCACGCTTCAGGGCCAGTCGGCAGCGTACTTCGAGTCGCAGCGCACGGGCGACCTGATCTCCCGCGTGACGGGGGACGTGGACGCGCTCCAGGACGTGCTGGTACGCGGCACGGACGCCGTGCTGGCGAACGCGCTGCGGCTGGTGGGCGTGGTGGGCATCTTCATCTGGCTGCAACCGCTGCTGGGTGTGCTGACCACCTTGCCGATGATCGCGGTGGGGCTCATGCTGCGCCGCTACGGGCGAACGGTGCAGCCCGCGTACCGCGCGGCCCGGAACCGCCTGGGTGACCTGAGCGCGCTGATCTCGGATCGCCTGAGCGGCATCCGGGTGGTGCAGGGGTTCGCGCGCGAGGCCGCCGAGACGGCGCGGATCGAGGCGCTGGGCCGGGCGCTGTACGACGTGGGCGTGGAGGCGGTCATGATCCGCAACCGGGCCTTTCCGCTGGCGCGCTTCGTGGGGAACTTCGGGAACGTGATCATGCTGGGCGGCGGCGCGTGGCTGATCCTGGCGGGGCAGTTCACGCTGGGCGGCCTGCTCGCGTACCGGGGATACGGGCGGTACTTCTACGGCCCCATCGACGACCTCGTGAACATCGGGGACCTGCTGCAACGCGCCGAGGCGAGCGGGCGGCGCGTGTTCGAGGTGCTGGACGCGCCCGTTGGCGTGCAGGAACGCCCCGCTGCCCACCCCCTGCCGCAGCCCGCGCGGGGCCAGATCGACTTCGACGGCGTCACCTTCGGCTACGACCCGGCGCGGCCCATCCTGCGCGGCGTCACGCTGCACATTCCCGCCGGGCAGCGTGTGGCCCTGCTGGGCGAGTCTGGCGCCGGCAAGAGCACCCTGCTGGGTCTCGTGACCCGCACCTTCGATCCGCAAGAGGGCACCGTACGGATCGACGGCATGGACGTGCGTGACCTGACTCTGCACAGCCTGCGCGCGAATGCCGTGAGCATGGCGCAGGACACCTTCCTGTTCCACGACACGGTGGGGGGCAACGTCCGCTACGCCCGCCCGGAGGCTGGCGACGACGAGGTGCGCGCCGCCCTGACCGCCGCCCACGCCCTGGCCTTCGTGGACGCCCTGCCGGAGGGCCTGGACACCGTGGTCGGGGAACGTGGCGTGAAACTCTCCGGCGGGCAACGCCAGCGGCTCTCGATTGCCCGCACGCTGCTCGCGCGGCCCACGGTGCTGCTGCTCGACGAGCCCACCAGCGCCGTCGACGCCGAGAGCGAGACCCAGGTGGTGGCCGCGCTGGGCGAACTCATGCGGGGCCGCACGGCATTGATCGTCACGCACCGCCTCAGCCTGGCCCGCACCGCCGACCGCGTAATCGTCCTGGCCGGTGGGCAGATCGTGGACGACGGGCCACCGGATCGCCTGCGGGCCGGGGATGGCGCGTACGCAGCGCTGGAACGCGCGGCAGCCGGGATCGAGGTCGGGGAAGCGGTGGACTGA
- the csaB gene encoding polysaccharide pyruvyl transferase CsaB: MRVAVSGYYGFGNTGDEAIALAITRELKKLGHTPLLLSNTPAESAALYGCESAARMKPGALLWGLLRSRVVLSGGGGLLQDKTSSRTLAYYLGVIRAARTMGKRVVVFNQSVGPLSAAGGQQVAGALRGLRVIVRDHGSLDTLNALNVRAEIGGDPALLLEPTPGLTQDAHRVVIAPRGDVTDATDRLRDVTRRLQASGRRVTALSFMPDHDDVAAHALRADEVISTRDPQLALDTIAQSGHVIGVRLHAIILAAAAGVSFSAVAYDPKVQGFADDAGAPTHSTEPDPAALTEEALRRAAPDWSAIEDMKLRASESFARALRW, translated from the coding sequence ATGAGGGTCGCCGTCAGCGGATATTACGGCTTTGGAAACACCGGCGACGAGGCGATCGCGCTGGCGATCACGCGGGAACTGAAGAAACTGGGGCACACGCCCTTGCTGCTATCGAACACGCCCGCCGAGAGCGCCGCACTGTACGGCTGCGAGAGCGCGGCGCGCATGAAACCGGGGGCGCTGCTGTGGGGGCTGCTGCGGTCGCGCGTGGTGCTGTCCGGCGGGGGTGGCCTGCTGCAGGACAAGACCAGCAGCCGCACCCTGGCGTACTACCTGGGCGTGATCCGCGCCGCGCGCACGATGGGCAAGCGCGTGGTGGTGTTCAACCAGAGCGTCGGGCCCCTCAGCGCTGCCGGCGGGCAGCAGGTGGCGGGCGCGCTGCGCGGCCTGCGGGTGATCGTGCGCGACCACGGCAGCCTGGACACCCTGAATGCCCTGAACGTCCGGGCCGAGATCGGCGGTGACCCGGCGCTGCTGCTGGAACCCACGCCCGGCCTCACGCAGGACGCGCACCGCGTGGTCATCGCTCCGCGCGGCGACGTGACCGACGCCACCGATCGCCTCCGGGACGTCACCCGCCGCCTCCAGGCCAGTGGGCGCAGGGTGACCGCCCTGAGCTTCATGCCGGATCACGACGACGTGGCCGCGCACGCCCTGAGGGCCGACGAGGTGATCAGCACCCGCGACCCCCAGCTTGCGCTGGACACCATCGCGCAGAGCGGGCACGTGATCGGCGTGCGGCTGCATGCCATCATCCTGGCCGCCGCCGCCGGCGTTTCCTTCAGCGCCGTGGCCTACGACCCTAAGGTGCAGGGCTTCGCGGACGATGCCGGCGCCCCCACACATTCCACCGAGCCCGACCCGGCGGCGCTTACAGAGGAAGCCCTGCGCCGCGCCGCGCCCGACTGGAGCGCCATCGAGGACATGAAACTCCGCGCCTCCGAAAGCTTTGCCCGCGCCCTACGCTGGTAG
- a CDS encoding E3 binding domain-containing protein: MERIAPLAKILAEANGIDWQQLRGTGDGGMVVEQDILNYLSRIMSGEEEPPSTPVDVPPPNWNGDVNAMPDLSGISADQMARAGVESDITALLGQAAPAPSPEVPATAPADLDDDLEFELDDAEPEPVAAAPILPPAPATPSLGGWEWSAASTPSPASVSAPAVPELELPNVDLPAVTDDRPAASAPAFQFGQPAEAIPAQPEPAPVIPAPAAEVATAVGLGSLLSRLYQSPAPASSEPAPVEATPQPALDTPAFQAPMDTDAGDVNSGPVLDTGTSWPAPSAVEAHAPEASAPEASEAEVPEATSPAVAAPEPAPVVAEEPAPVAEPEVQAAAPAPQEEPAAPAPAPAPEQPEAVTAPAAPAPDAVWFGTYLRRDTDFGALSALHGQLVAALGREVPLALLVARAAQRHAADLGVASVALQGAGGARSVAGDTLRAAADAVNYDYQGTPDLLVVDAGAHGLDDLHYPHTATLSVGRMQDGRAALSLNGTMDAAQGAAFLAAVAQTLGQPVLLLL; the protein is encoded by the coding sequence ATGGAACGGATTGCTCCGCTGGCCAAGATTCTGGCAGAAGCGAACGGGATTGACTGGCAGCAGCTCAGAGGGACTGGCGACGGCGGCATGGTCGTCGAGCAGGACATCCTCAATTACCTGTCGCGCATCATGAGCGGCGAGGAAGAGCCGCCCTCTACGCCGGTCGACGTACCGCCCCCCAACTGGAACGGCGACGTGAACGCCATGCCGGACCTGAGCGGCATCAGCGCCGACCAGATGGCCCGCGCGGGCGTGGAATCCGACATCACCGCCCTGCTGGGACAGGCCGCACCCGCACCCTCGCCGGAGGTGCCCGCCACCGCGCCCGCCGATCTGGACGATGACCTGGAATTCGAGCTAGACGACGCGGAACCCGAGCCTGTCGCGGCGGCCCCCATCCTGCCCCCTGCACCCGCCACGCCCTCGCTGGGTGGCTGGGAATGGAGTGCGGCCAGCACCCCCTCGCCCGCCAGCGTGTCGGCGCCGGCGGTACCTGAACTCGAACTGCCGAACGTGGATCTGCCCGCCGTGACCGACGACAGGCCCGCGGCCAGCGCCCCGGCCTTCCAGTTCGGTCAGCCCGCCGAGGCGATCCCGGCCCAGCCGGAACCCGCGCCCGTCATCCCGGCTCCTGCCGCCGAGGTGGCCACGGCGGTCGGCCTGGGCAGTCTGCTCTCCAGGCTCTACCAGTCGCCCGCCCCGGCTTCCAGCGAGCCGGCCCCGGTCGAGGCCACGCCCCAGCCGGCCCTGGACACCCCGGCCTTCCAGGCACCCATGGACACCGATGCCGGCGACGTGAACTCCGGCCCGGTGCTCGACACGGGAACGTCCTGGCCCGCGCCCAGCGCCGTGGAGGCCCACGCCCCCGAAGCGAGTGCGCCGGAAGCCTCAGAAGCGGAGGTGCCCGAAGCCACCAGCCCCGCCGTCGCCGCGCCCGAGCCTGCGCCTGTGGTGGCCGAGGAACCCGCGCCGGTGGCCGAACCCGAAGTTCAGGCAGCCGCGCCTGCTCCTCAGGAGGAGCCTGCGGCCCCGGCTCCGGCCCCCGCTCCTGAGCAGCCCGAAGCCGTGACGGCCCCCGCCGCTCCCGCCCCGGACGCCGTGTGGTTCGGCACATACCTGCGCCGGGACACGGACTTCGGGGCGCTGAGCGCCCTGCACGGCCAGCTGGTTGCGGCCCTGGGCCGAGAGGTGCCGCTGGCCCTGCTGGTCGCCCGCGCCGCGCAGCGTCACGCCGCCGACCTTGGCGTGGCCAGCGTCGCTCTGCAGGGTGCGGGCGGGGCCCGCAGCGTCGCCGGTGACACCCTGCGCGCCGCCGCTGACGCCGTCAATTACGACTACCAGGGCACCCCGGATCTGCTGGTCGTGGACGCTGGCGCGCATGGTTTGGACGACCTGCACTACCCGCACACCGCCACCCTGTCGGTCGGCCGCATGCAGGATGGCCGCGCCGCCCTGAGCCTCAACGGCACCATGGACGCCGCGCAGGGCGCCGCATTCCTGGCGGCTGTGGCCCAGACGCTGGGACAGCCCGTGCTGCTGCTGCTGTAG
- a CDS encoding Glu/Leu/Phe/Val dehydrogenase dimerization domain-containing protein, whose translation MLILEEMQSRGHESLSLLNHAPSGLRAALAVHSTVLGPAIAGVRLREQDEALAVRGALALSESLTLKAALAGLNYGGGACVLMMPEAGVDDPHAREALFRALGRQMRPLASRVVLTEDIGVTPADISFVAQETPATLGMNTDTSAVTGYGVYRGMKAAARHALGAESLRGVRVAILGVGAVGRTLAQYLHREGAKLTVADARLEKAEALAHDLDGTQAVGCDALLDVPCDIVAPCAYGHSIRSVDVPRLQCRLIAGGEHHPLTRRGEAAVKEAGIVYMPDFAINAAGLISAATGADMNQAAERVYQTVTRITQVAEQYDKPPHLVARRMAERRIDLIGSLGRV comes from the coding sequence ATGCTGATACTTGAGGAGATGCAGTCACGGGGGCATGAATCCCTCTCACTGCTGAACCACGCGCCCAGCGGCCTACGGGCGGCGCTGGCGGTGCATTCCACGGTGCTGGGCCCGGCCATCGCGGGCGTGCGCCTGCGGGAGCAGGACGAGGCGCTGGCCGTGCGGGGCGCGCTGGCCCTGTCGGAGAGCCTGACCCTGAAGGCCGCTCTGGCGGGCCTGAATTACGGCGGCGGGGCCTGCGTGCTGATGATGCCCGAGGCCGGCGTGGACGACCCGCACGCCCGTGAGGCGCTGTTCCGCGCATTGGGCCGGCAGATGCGGCCCCTGGCGTCGCGGGTGGTGCTCACCGAGGACATCGGTGTGACGCCCGCCGACATCTCGTTCGTGGCGCAGGAAACGCCGGCCACGCTGGGGATGAACACCGACACCAGCGCCGTGACCGGCTACGGCGTGTACCGGGGCATGAAGGCCGCCGCCCGCCACGCCCTGGGCGCGGAGAGCCTGCGCGGCGTGCGCGTGGCGATCCTGGGCGTGGGAGCGGTGGGGCGCACGCTGGCCCAGTATCTGCACCGTGAGGGCGCGAAACTGACAGTCGCGGACGCCCGCCTGGAAAAGGCCGAGGCCCTGGCGCACGATCTGGACGGCACGCAGGCGGTGGGCTGCGACGCGCTGCTGGACGTACCCTGCGACATTGTCGCTCCCTGCGCGTACGGGCACTCGATCCGCTCGGTAGACGTGCCCCGGCTGCAATGCCGCCTGATCGCGGGCGGCGAGCACCATCCCCTGACCCGGCGGGGCGAGGCGGCCGTGAAGGAAGCGGGAATCGTGTACATGCCCGACTTCGCGATCAACGCGGCCGGACTCATCTCGGCGGCCACGGGCGCGGACATGAACCAAGCGGCCGAACGGGTGTACCAGACGGTCACGCGGATCACGCAGGTGGCCGAGCAGTACGACAAGCCGCCGCATCTGGTGGCGCGGCGTATGGCGGAGCGGCGCATCGACCTGATCGGCAGCCTGGGGCGCGTGTGA
- the udk gene encoding uridine kinase, with the protein MTGAHGQPFVIGVAGGSGSGKTTVTRRVIEAVGDAGVAVLNQDNYYRDQSDIPFETRLKTNYDHPAAFDWTLLRAHLDALLAGVPIDMPEYDFTHHTRSPQTTTVLPGSVVVLEGFFALYDEALRERMHLRVFVDADADVRFIRRLQRDTQERGRTPESVIAQYLEFVRPMHLSFVEPTKRYADVIIPHGGMNEPALDMLAARIRATV; encoded by the coding sequence CTGACGGGCGCGCACGGCCAGCCCTTCGTGATCGGCGTGGCGGGCGGTTCCGGCAGCGGCAAGACGACCGTGACCCGGCGCGTGATCGAGGCGGTAGGCGATGCGGGCGTGGCGGTGCTGAACCAGGACAACTACTACCGCGACCAGTCGGATATTCCCTTCGAGACGCGCCTGAAGACGAACTACGACCATCCGGCGGCCTTCGACTGGACGCTGCTGCGCGCCCACCTGGACGCGCTGCTGGCCGGCGTGCCGATCGACATGCCGGAGTACGACTTCACGCACCATACGCGATCACCGCAGACGACCACCGTGCTGCCGGGCAGCGTGGTCGTGCTGGAGGGGTTCTTCGCACTGTACGACGAGGCCCTGCGGGAGCGGATGCACCTGAGGGTGTTCGTGGATGCCGACGCCGACGTGCGCTTCATCCGGCGGCTCCAGCGCGACACGCAGGAACGCGGGCGCACCCCCGAGAGCGTGATCGCGCAGTACCTGGAGTTCGTGCGGCCCATGCACCTGAGTTTCGTGGAACCCACCAAACGCTACGCCGACGTGATCATTCCCCACGGCGGCATGAACGAGCCCGCGCTGGACATGCTGGCCGCCCGGATCCGCGCGACCGTCTGA